GGGAAGATACTGggcttttgtatttaaaaaatgtttcagtAGAGATCTCTGAAGTAGATGATGGTGGATAGAGTAATTCTTGATCATAATTTCCAGTCTGTGTACTGCGTACAACAAAAAACTTGTGATTGGTAGTAAAACACCGATTACCCCGTTGAGGTCTAATTCGATCCTTATAGATTTCTCTAGCTATTTTCTTACGAAGCTTTGTTATAGCGTCTATAACAGCCTCTGGTTTAGGTGGACAACCCGGCAAATAGACATCTACAGGAATTAGCTTATCAACCCCTCGAACAGTACTATAAGAATCGGTACTGAACATCCCCCCTGTAATTGTACACGCTCCCATAGCAATAACATACTTTGGTTCAGGCATTTGTTCATATAATCTCACTAAAGAAGGAGCCATTTTCATTGTTACTGTACCTGCTGTTAAAATAAGGTCCGCCTGTCTAGGACTTGATCTTGGTACTAGCCCATAACGATCAAAGTCAAATCGGGAGCCTATTAATGAGGCAAATTCAATAAAACAACAACTGGTACCATAAAGAAGCGGCCATAGGCTGGAAAGTCTTGACCAATTTGAAAGATCATTTAACGTAGTTGAAATAACTGAGTTTTTTGTTGTTCGATCAAGTACGGGAAACTTAATGGAATTCATAATTGtttcaatggttttttttttactttttttttattgttattgtaCAAGTATTCAGGAAACGAACTAAGACCATTCCAACGCTCCTTTTCGCCATGCATAAACTAAACCAAGAATTAGGATAAGCACGAAAATGAAAGCTTCTATAAAAGCGGATACCCCTAGTACATCGAAACTCATTGCCCACGGATACAGAAAAACGGTTtcaacatcaaaaacaacaaaaactagaGCAAACATATAATAACGGATTCTAAATTGTAACCAAGCATCCCCGATCGGTTCTATACCTGATTCATAACTAGAAAGTTTCTCCGGCCCCTTCGTAATTGGAGATAAAACCCCGGAAATTAGAAATGCCAAAACAGGAATAGCActtgatattattaaaaatgcccagaaaatatcatattcgtAAAGCAGAAACATAGACGAACTCCTATGAATGTGGAAAAAATACCCGCTTAGTCAATTCCAATCGGAGTGGATTGGGCAAGGTATATATAACTCTTGcgtcaaaacaaaaattcaggTTAATCGAATCATTTATTTTCGTTTGGTTGCTGTGGTAGACGTCTCCTTTTAAGATTTATTGATTGTAATCTTATTTTCAGTACACTTATTACTTAATATTTCCATGTTTCTATTACTAATAGTTTctcatattaataatataatattaatatgattaataactagtaattttttttatttctgtttcttaaatttgctttatgttttatttaaaaataaaacaaattgataaaaatatcttcgtttttaaaattatgacgTATCAAAAAATCCACTTACGACTATGAAAATGAATGAATAAAAAACgtttattctaaattataaGTATCTATCTAGATATATCTATAGATAGTGATTGGATCCACTGAAAtcaaatgaaatcaaatttggTTTTCCGTTTTATTCTGAACGACCCCCAGGACTTATGGTTTAGGGTCTGggagttttttttatgaaccaaCAAATTGAAAGTAACCAGTTAGAAATAAAGAATacaataaaaagtcaaaaattatccaattatttggatttgaatgtcatttattagaataaatttattagttagGGCTATACGGATTCGAACCGTAGACCTGCTCGGTAAAAGAGCTCGAACttattattatcaaaatgaTTCGAACTCTTTCAAAGACCCAACATGCATTTTTTTTGCATTGGGCTCTTTCATTAACTGATAGAAAGATCAGTTAGTCTaccatattttttcttaaaaaaaaaataagaaatggtTCCAAGTACTctgattgattattttttaattctaatacaATACAGAATAACTACCAAAGTGTTTCAAAGAAGGGTTCTCTTGACGTAGGTTTGCTTTTGGTCTAGATCAACTTAAGTTAAATATAGTCTCTAACATCctgattaaaaaatcaaatatgaaaCTTGCTACACCTTAAGGTTCATAGGACGAAAAGATCATTTTTGAGTTCTTATACTCAATTCTGCTAATCAAGTAGACTGGGTATCACCCTATCAATATCTCAAATCAATGATGGGTTCTATTAATTCCCTACCGAAATGGTATTTAAATAGGACTAATGTAGGCGAATTGTTCtccttctttttaaaaaaaagacatgGAAAATGGAAATATCGATTTTATTAATAAGAAATCAATCAATTGGTTTGTTGCGTGATGGAGCCCGATCACGCAATCATACCAATTGAATTGATATTTAACTAATAATCGATGATCTTTACTCCAGAGCCGT
The sequence above is drawn from the Brassica napus cultivar Da-Ae unplaced genomic scaffold, Da-Ae ScsIHWf_1810;HRSCAF=2446, whole genome shotgun sequence genome and encodes:
- the LOC125598946 gene encoding NAD(P)H-quinone oxidoreductase subunit K, chloroplastic is translated as MNSIKFPVLDRTTKNSVISTTLNDLSNWSRLSSLWPLLYGTSCCFIEFASLIGSRFDFDRYGLVPRSSPRQADLILTAGTVTMKMAPSLVRLYEQMPEPKYVIAMGACTITGGMFSTDSYSTVRGVDKLIPVDVYLPGCPPKPEAVIDAITKLRKKIAREIYKDRIRPQRGNRCFTTNHKFFVVRSTQTGNYDQELLYPPSSTSEISTETFFKYKSPVSSHELVN